The following proteins are encoded in a genomic region of Peromyscus maniculatus bairdii isolate BWxNUB_F1_BW_parent chromosome 12, HU_Pman_BW_mat_3.1, whole genome shotgun sequence:
- the Zbed2 gene encoding LOW QUALITY PROTEIN: zinc finger BED domain-containing protein 2 (The sequence of the model RefSeq protein was modified relative to this genomic sequence to represent the inferred CDS: inserted 2 bases in 2 codons; substituted 4 bases at 4 genomic stop codons) — protein sequence MPQNKGIXFSKAXEYFHLAPAGIGPNPKXYATCHLDVSHXPRVNMGTTIPWKHLESTNREELEKSGHSLTRQXPRPCPWLPIAIKGDWGKLLEQVNALALWTSQREQEVLSMERPVEWWEETVEGREGALEEEVGGAILEMKXKVRVEEVVCLKPEEDLPAAAHPFRSV from the exons ATGCCCCAGAACAAGGGCATCTGATTTTCTAAGGCCTAAGAGTATTTCCACTTGGCCCCTGCTGGTATTGGGCCCAATCCCAAATAATATGCTACCTGTCACTTAGATGTGAGTC GGCCTAGGGTCAACATGGGCACCACCATCCCATGGAAGCATCTGGAAAGCACAAACAGAGAGGAGTTGGAGAAGAGCGGCCACAGCCTCACCAGGC CACCCAGACCATGTCCCTGGCTCCCTATAGCCATCAAAGGTGACTGGGGCAAGCTCCTGGAGCAGGTGAATGCCCTAGCTTTATGGACCAGtcagagggaacaggaagtgctGAGCATGGAGAGGCCAGTAGAGTGGTGGGAGGAGActgtggaagggagggagggagcacttgaggaggaggtgggaggggccaTCCTGGAGATGAAGTAGAAGGTGAGAGTGGAGGAGGTGGTATGCCTGAAACCAGAAGAGGACCTGCCTGCAGCAGCACATCCCTTCCGTTCTGTTTAA